In one Modestobacter sp. L9-4 genomic region, the following are encoded:
- a CDS encoding DUF4331 family protein: protein MSHHLDTPLAAQTGQLFLDDLCVFPGQDSTVFVMDVNSTINGLHSEPSFHPEARYEFKVHLDGAESEELTYRVAFAEAGADGRQTLQLHALTGSDAVGDDATGELLVEGTTGTAATGAGVQLWAGRIRDWFYIDLGLLSKVNAAVADGTAVDLSDWRPEQATNSFTGTTVDTIVLEVSHDHPLLRPGARIGVWAATKLATDAGGWRQVNRAGHPMTWPIFWPTDVQFTHPANTQHVSQDVDNDRAHIAEHIAATVAASGAVADPAGHAAAVVAELFPDVLSYVVGTPATYGFAVRNGRTLADNAPEVMLSLVTGSAVPSGLTPATNRDLRRTEFPYVVPA from the coding sequence GTGTCCCACCACCTCGACACACCGCTGGCCGCCCAGACCGGCCAGCTCTTCCTGGACGACCTGTGCGTCTTCCCGGGGCAGGACAGCACCGTCTTCGTCATGGACGTCAACTCCACGATCAACGGCCTGCACTCCGAGCCGAGCTTCCACCCCGAGGCGCGGTACGAGTTCAAGGTCCACCTCGACGGGGCCGAGTCCGAGGAGCTCACCTACCGGGTCGCCTTCGCCGAGGCGGGCGCCGACGGCCGGCAGACGCTGCAGCTGCACGCGCTCACCGGCAGCGACGCGGTCGGGGACGACGCGACCGGCGAGCTGCTGGTGGAGGGCACGACCGGGACGGCGGCCACGGGCGCCGGCGTGCAGCTGTGGGCCGGTCGCATCCGGGACTGGTTCTACATCGACCTCGGGCTGCTCTCGAAGGTCAACGCCGCCGTCGCCGACGGGACGGCGGTCGACCTGTCCGACTGGCGGCCCGAGCAGGCCACGAACAGCTTCACCGGCACCACCGTGGACACGATCGTGCTGGAGGTCTCCCACGACCACCCGCTGCTGCGCCCCGGCGCCCGGATCGGGGTCTGGGCGGCCACCAAGCTGGCCACCGACGCCGGCGGCTGGCGGCAGGTCAACCGCGCCGGGCACCCGATGACGTGGCCGATCTTCTGGCCGACCGACGTCCAGTTCACCCACCCGGCCAACACTCAGCACGTCTCCCAGGACGTCGACAACGACCGGGCGCACATCGCCGAGCACATCGCCGCCACCGTCGCCGCGAGCGGGGCCGTCGCCGACCCGGCGGGGCACGCCGCTGCCGTGGTCGCCGAGCTCTTCCCCGACGTGCTGTCCTACGTCGTCGGCACGCCGGCCACCTACGGGTTCGCTGTCCGCAACGGCCGCACGCTGGCCGACAACGCCCCCGAGGTCATGCTGTCGCTGGTCACCGGCAGCGCCGTCCCGTCGGGCCTGACGCCGGCGACGAACCGGGACCTGCGGCGCACGGAGTTCCCGTACGTCGTCCCCGCCTGA
- a CDS encoding helix-turn-helix domain-containing protein, translating into MRRHRRAAGMSLEALAEASGVSVRAIGDMERGRARGPQARTMVALADGLRLTGAVREELLGAARDARLRRQPDAPGLCDLPRDVPDFVGREAELIELDRLRDRSTRSPLVVVSGAGGLGKSALAVHAAARVADGYPGGVLHVDLRGLDRSPLEPVDVLERLLQALGVRDLPAALDHRVAVYRRLLAQRDVLVVLDDAASEAQVRPLLVGEGSSTVLVTSRRLLTGLAHARRLPLVPLREAEAVTLLARAGAVADEPAALASVARLCGNFPLALRIAGNRLHSRPSWTPADLAVRLGDSERRLDQLVAGDLQVSAALALSYDQLEDDARRVFRRLSLVPGASAGPAMAGVLAGLPVREAEHRLDELVELSLLEPVAGGRVAFHDLVAVYAADRLTAEEGVVARTAAAGTLRSWLLATAQAAGGLFEPEPGDPPPPGGLSFADLDTAERWLVTEVDNWTAALGEAAAAGADRTVVEVAESMHWFSDRRSGWRCWVEVFGWSSTAAQRLGDGRLEAVHRNYLSWALTVQQRHDEAARTAKRAGALARAAGDVREEAWAHRYAADARGGDRPGGEGDPVALEHHLRAGELFARVGDVMGLLTSQAGAGRELGRLGRHAEGLALLDQVLAALEDPATDVPQHILGWQHIVILGLRGGLLADAGDLSAAEASLRAAVARAEHFGAPALRARSWHLLGEVLRAQGRSAESRVTLLHARAHYVSAQRDRRVAEVDAALAVLG; encoded by the coding sequence GTGCGCCGGCACCGCCGGGCGGCCGGGATGTCGCTGGAGGCGCTCGCCGAGGCCTCGGGTGTGAGCGTCCGGGCGATCGGCGACATGGAGCGCGGCCGGGCCCGCGGGCCGCAGGCGCGCACGATGGTGGCGCTCGCCGACGGGCTGCGGCTGACCGGCGCGGTGCGCGAGGAGCTGCTGGGCGCGGCCCGCGACGCGCGGCTGCGCCGGCAGCCGGACGCACCCGGGCTGTGCGACCTGCCGCGCGACGTCCCCGACTTCGTCGGCCGGGAGGCGGAGCTGATCGAGCTCGACCGGCTCCGCGACCGCTCGACCCGGTCCCCGCTCGTGGTGGTCTCCGGCGCGGGCGGCCTGGGCAAGTCCGCGCTGGCCGTGCACGCCGCCGCCCGCGTCGCCGACGGCTACCCGGGCGGGGTCCTGCACGTCGACCTGCGCGGGCTCGACCGGTCACCGCTGGAGCCGGTCGACGTCCTCGAGCGGCTGCTGCAGGCCCTCGGGGTGCGCGACCTGCCGGCCGCCCTCGACCACCGCGTGGCGGTCTACCGCCGGCTGCTGGCCCAGCGGGACGTGCTCGTGGTGCTCGACGACGCCGCGTCCGAGGCACAGGTGCGGCCCCTGCTGGTGGGCGAGGGCAGCAGCACCGTGCTCGTCACCTCGCGGCGGCTGCTCACCGGGCTGGCCCACGCCCGCCGGCTGCCGCTGGTCCCGCTGCGCGAGGCGGAGGCGGTGACCCTGCTGGCGCGCGCGGGCGCGGTCGCCGACGAGCCGGCGGCACTCGCGTCGGTGGCCCGGCTGTGCGGCAACTTCCCGCTCGCGCTGCGCATCGCCGGCAACCGCCTGCACAGCCGCCCGTCCTGGACCCCGGCCGACCTGGCGGTCCGCCTGGGCGACAGCGAGCGCCGGCTGGACCAGCTGGTGGCCGGCGACCTGCAGGTGTCGGCGGCGCTGGCGCTGTCCTACGACCAGCTCGAGGACGACGCCCGCCGGGTCTTCCGCCGGTTGTCCCTGGTCCCCGGGGCCAGCGCCGGCCCGGCGATGGCCGGGGTGCTGGCCGGCCTCCCGGTGCGGGAGGCCGAGCACCGGCTCGACGAGCTGGTCGAGCTGAGCCTGCTGGAGCCGGTGGCCGGGGGCCGGGTCGCCTTCCACGACCTGGTGGCCGTCTACGCCGCGGACCGGCTCACGGCGGAGGAGGGGGTCGTGGCGCGGACGGCGGCCGCCGGGACGCTGCGCTCCTGGCTGCTGGCCACCGCGCAGGCCGCCGGCGGGCTGTTCGAGCCGGAGCCCGGCGACCCGCCCCCGCCCGGCGGTCTGTCCTTCGCCGACCTCGACACGGCGGAGCGCTGGCTGGTCACCGAGGTGGACAACTGGACGGCGGCGCTCGGCGAGGCGGCGGCCGCCGGCGCGGACCGCACGGTGGTCGAGGTCGCCGAGTCCATGCACTGGTTCTCCGACCGCCGGTCCGGGTGGCGGTGCTGGGTCGAGGTGTTCGGCTGGTCGAGCACCGCTGCGCAGCGGCTGGGCGACGGCCGGCTGGAGGCGGTGCACCGCAACTACCTGTCCTGGGCGCTGACGGTGCAGCAGCGCCACGACGAGGCGGCCCGGACGGCGAAGCGGGCCGGTGCGCTGGCCCGCGCGGCCGGCGACGTCCGCGAGGAGGCATGGGCCCACCGGTACGCCGCGGACGCCCGGGGCGGGGACCGGCCCGGTGGGGAGGGCGACCCGGTGGCCCTGGAGCACCACCTGCGGGCCGGTGAGCTGTTCGCCCGGGTCGGTGACGTGATGGGGCTGCTGACCTCGCAGGCCGGTGCCGGCCGGGAGCTGGGCCGCCTGGGCAGGCACGCGGAGGGGCTGGCCCTGCTCGACCAGGTCCTCGCCGCGCTGGAGGACCCGGCCACCGACGTCCCGCAGCACATCCTCGGCTGGCAGCACATCGTCATCCTGGGCCTGAGGGGCGGGCTGCTCGCCGACGCCGGGGACCTCTCCGCCGCCGAGGCCAGCCTGCGGGCGGCCGTCGCCCGGGCCGAGCACTTCGGGGCGCCGGCCCTGCGGGCGCGGTCCTGGCACCTGCTCGGTGAGGTGCTGCGCGCCCAGGGGCGCTCCGCCGAGTCGCGCGTGACGCTGCTGCACGCGCGCGCCCACTACGTCTCCGCCCAGCGCGACCGCAGGGTCGCCGAGGTCGACGCCGCCCTGGCCGTCCTCGGCTGA
- a CDS encoding LLM class flavin-dependent oxidoreductase codes for MTFGVGVLTLGEITSDPATGRLPSALQRMRDTVEQAVLAEQVGLDVFGVGEHHRGDFIASSPAVVLSAIAARTSSIRLTSAVTVLSSLDPVRVFQDFATLDLVSGGRAEIIAGRGPATDSFPLFGLHLEDHAALFAEKLDLLVSLREEDPITWFGRFRTPLHEADVAPRPVQERLPVYVGVDGTPSSAARAGRMGLPLAHGVLFGRIDSALGVHEAYVQAATEAGHDPARLRRTVAAHGFVAATSQQARATTYAHLAHGMRENGPVRGGSGAPGSDVGRSWFDHQASAAGALMVGSPQQVVDKAVHQHELYGHDRLLLHLGAGGVPQREVLRAIELLGTEVAPVLRREIPVLAPLGV; via the coding sequence ATGACCTTCGGGGTGGGCGTCCTCACCCTCGGTGAGATCACCAGCGACCCGGCCACCGGCCGGCTGCCGTCGGCGCTGCAGCGGATGCGTGACACCGTCGAGCAGGCCGTGCTGGCCGAGCAGGTGGGCCTGGACGTGTTCGGGGTGGGGGAGCACCACCGCGGCGACTTCATCGCCTCCTCCCCGGCGGTCGTGCTGTCCGCGATCGCGGCCCGGACGTCGTCCATCCGGCTCACCAGCGCGGTGACCGTGCTGAGCTCGCTGGACCCGGTGCGGGTGTTCCAGGACTTCGCCACGCTGGACCTGGTCTCCGGCGGCCGGGCCGAGATCATCGCCGGCCGCGGTCCCGCCACGGACTCCTTCCCGCTGTTCGGCCTGCACCTGGAGGACCACGCCGCCCTCTTCGCCGAGAAGCTCGACCTGCTGGTGTCGTTGCGCGAGGAGGACCCGATCACCTGGTTCGGCCGGTTCCGCACGCCGCTGCACGAGGCCGACGTCGCCCCACGCCCGGTGCAGGAGCGGCTGCCGGTGTACGTCGGCGTCGACGGCACGCCCTCCTCGGCCGCCCGCGCCGGGCGGATGGGGCTGCCGCTGGCCCACGGCGTCCTGTTCGGCCGCATCGACAGCGCGCTCGGCGTCCACGAGGCCTACGTCCAGGCCGCCACCGAGGCCGGCCACGACCCGGCACGGCTGCGGCGGACCGTCGCCGCGCACGGGTTCGTCGCCGCCACGAGCCAGCAGGCGCGCGCCACGACGTACGCCCACCTCGCCCACGGCATGCGCGAGAACGGACCCGTCCGGGGTGGCTCCGGCGCCCCCGGCAGCGACGTCGGGCGCAGCTGGTTCGACCACCAGGCCTCCGCCGCCGGCGCCCTGATGGTCGGCAGCCCCCAGCAGGTCGTGGACAAGGCCGTGCACCAGCACGAGCTGTACGGCCACGACCGGCTGCTGCTGCACCTGGGCGCGGGCGGCGTGCCCCAGCGCGAGGTCCTGCGGGCCATCGAGCTGCTGGGCACCGAGGTGGCCCCGGTGCTGCGCCGGGAGATCCCCGTCCTGGCCCCGCTCGGCGTCTGA
- a CDS encoding alpha/beta hydrolase: MTEPVKPVLEPTAQAFADANANPPFLYQLSPAEGRKIVDGVQSDPPPVVLDADVSDLTIEGGPTGSVRVRIVRPAGATGVLPVILYVHGLGWVFGGPQTHDRLVRELAVGAQAAVVFPDYDLAPEKQYPTQIEQVYAVADWLAMNAPEQSLDASRIAIAGDSVGGNMAAVTTILAKQRGGVSFTGQLLFYPVTNADFETGSYHQFSSGYFLERAGMQWFWDQYTTDPAQRAKITASPLRATLEDLAGLPQALVIVGEADVLRDEGEAYAAKLRAAGVPVTAVRYAGITHDFVGLNPLRHTYAAEAAINQGIAFLRGVLGTD; the protein is encoded by the coding sequence ATGACCGAGCCCGTGAAGCCCGTCCTGGAGCCCACCGCCCAGGCGTTCGCCGATGCCAACGCCAACCCGCCGTTCCTCTACCAGCTCTCCCCGGCCGAGGGCCGGAAGATCGTGGACGGCGTGCAGTCCGACCCGCCGCCGGTGGTCCTGGACGCCGACGTCTCCGACCTGACCATCGAGGGCGGCCCGACCGGCTCCGTGCGGGTCCGCATCGTGCGCCCGGCCGGCGCCACCGGCGTCCTGCCGGTGATCCTCTACGTGCACGGCCTGGGCTGGGTGTTCGGCGGGCCGCAGACCCACGACCGGCTGGTTCGCGAGCTGGCCGTCGGCGCGCAGGCCGCCGTGGTGTTTCCCGACTACGACCTGGCGCCGGAGAAGCAGTACCCGACCCAGATCGAGCAGGTCTACGCGGTCGCGGACTGGCTGGCGATGAACGCCCCCGAGCAGAGCCTGGACGCGAGCCGGATCGCGATCGCCGGTGACTCGGTCGGCGGCAACATGGCCGCCGTCACCACCATCCTGGCCAAGCAGCGCGGCGGGGTGTCCTTCACCGGCCAGCTGCTGTTCTACCCGGTGACGAACGCGGACTTCGAGACCGGCTCCTACCACCAGTTCTCCTCCGGCTACTTCCTCGAGCGGGCCGGCATGCAGTGGTTCTGGGACCAGTACACGACCGACCCCGCCCAGCGCGCGAAGATCACCGCCTCCCCGCTGCGGGCGACGCTGGAGGACCTCGCCGGCCTGCCCCAGGCGCTGGTCATCGTCGGTGAGGCCGACGTCCTGCGCGACGAGGGCGAGGCCTACGCGGCCAAGCTGCGCGCCGCCGGCGTCCCGGTCACCGCGGTCCGCTACGCCGGGATCACCCACGACTTCGTGGGCCTGAACCCGCTGCGGCACACCTACGCCGCCGAGGCCGCCATCAACCAGGGCATCGCGTTCCTGCGCGGCGTGCTCGGCACCGACTGA
- a CDS encoding GNAT family N-acetyltransferase produces MTADAAPDAPAQPGPRGAGTPGLLDERSARAERAEALAMGTFVGSVPGPARSRFGITATRIGGATVLALADDPTDYWSKALGFGVTEPVTRELMTEVVRFYELSGARLATVQLAPAALPEDWVEIAADLGLEQRASWVKLQRDLAVPGELPEVRTDLRIAPVAEDQLAEWARVLFSGFGMPADYDVMALSVDPAVFRRFAAWDGDRIVAAASLVVDGDAAGMFGAATLPEHRGRGAQSGLLAARLRAAAEAGVRWVSAETGVETPGSRNPSLHNLRRAGLADLYERPNWLWRAR; encoded by the coding sequence ATGACCGCGGACGCCGCACCCGACGCCCCGGCCCAGCCGGGCCCCCGCGGCGCCGGCACCCCCGGGCTGCTCGACGAGCGCTCGGCCCGGGCCGAGCGTGCCGAGGCCCTGGCGATGGGCACCTTCGTCGGCAGCGTCCCGGGACCGGCGCGCAGCCGGTTCGGCATCACCGCCACCCGGATCGGTGGTGCCACGGTGCTCGCGCTGGCCGACGACCCGACCGACTACTGGAGCAAGGCACTCGGCTTCGGGGTCACCGAGCCGGTCACCCGGGAGCTGATGACGGAGGTCGTGCGCTTCTACGAGCTCAGCGGGGCCCGGCTCGCGACGGTCCAGCTGGCACCCGCCGCGCTGCCCGAGGACTGGGTGGAGATCGCCGCCGACCTCGGGCTGGAGCAGCGGGCGAGCTGGGTCAAGCTGCAGCGCGACCTCGCCGTGCCCGGTGAGCTGCCGGAGGTGCGCACCGACCTGCGCATCGCACCGGTGGCCGAGGACCAGCTGGCCGAGTGGGCGCGGGTCCTCTTCTCCGGCTTCGGGATGCCGGCCGACTACGACGTCATGGCCCTCAGCGTCGACCCCGCGGTCTTCCGCCGGTTCGCCGCCTGGGACGGCGACCGGATCGTGGCCGCCGCGAGCCTCGTGGTCGACGGCGACGCCGCCGGCATGTTCGGCGCCGCCACGCTCCCCGAGCACCGCGGCCGGGGCGCCCAGTCCGGTCTGCTCGCCGCCCGGCTGCGCGCCGCGGCCGAGGCGGGGGTGCGCTGGGTCAGCGCCGAGACCGGCGTCGAGACCCCCGGGTCGCGCAACCCCTCCCTGCACAACCTCCGGCGCGCCGGGCTGGCCGACCTCTACGAGCGGCCGAACTGGCTCTGGCGGGCACGGTGA
- a CDS encoding nuclear transport factor 2 family protein — protein sequence MPDALVPGPAELLERMVADVFNQPDADRRAAVIAELFTSDVEFTDPERTVRGRDELAATVSGLLAQGPGLVFVHAGPFRGVGDLGMQSWRLGPPGGEPVLGGLDVVTVVDGRIARLWTLIDA from the coding sequence ATGCCCGACGCCCTGGTGCCCGGTCCCGCGGAGCTGTTGGAGCGGATGGTCGCCGACGTCTTCAACCAGCCCGACGCCGACCGGCGGGCTGCGGTGATCGCCGAGCTGTTCACCTCCGACGTCGAGTTCACCGACCCGGAGCGGACCGTGCGCGGCCGCGACGAGCTGGCCGCGACGGTGAGCGGGCTGCTCGCGCAGGGACCCGGCCTCGTCTTCGTCCACGCGGGTCCCTTCCGCGGCGTGGGCGACCTGGGCATGCAGTCCTGGCGGCTGGGCCCGCCCGGCGGCGAGCCGGTGCTCGGCGGGCTGGACGTCGTGACCGTCGTCGACGGCCGCATCGCCCGGCTCTGGACCCTGATCGACGCCTGA
- a CDS encoding LuxR family transcriptional regulator has protein sequence MSTTSGLQTAPGRPLVGRREERTRLRQLLDGVDAGGAAVLVTGEPGIGKTTLVEEAADHAVAAGYTVLRCVGVEHERTVGFGGLHQLLHPLTGHLPQLPRRQQATLATVFGTDDAEGQVRAPDRLLVHAATLGLLEEASADRPLLLLVEDVQWLDRSSADLLGVLTRRATQTRVVLLATLRTGDTAPADRPGWQVEQLQLAPLSAEESGQLLDELGTPPTGRLRARVLEEAYGNPLALRELAVLVQDPGAPADADRLPRLPLPQRLEDAFMQQVLRLPDPTQRFLLVAAAGEDAPLGEVVAAARDLGLHPLDLAPAEAAGLVRVLAHELRFRHPLVRSAVYGAAPFAARLAVHEALAGSTSAGRSTWHRAAATPDPDEQVARALTDVAEDAAQRGAQAEASAAYERAAALSVDPAARLRRLVEAAETARLAGLASAASLSATVRPLLADPSAEPALAVRAAVTRWRLSASHGEWAGRIEELVRLAEDLAGPTGTAHPHARMRALSAAAIGVNVLHPGGTLPGRVRDALAAVRPLGVPDAELQVALLLVDPLQHAARWRGRLGQIGGAVPAPNRLATAAEAIQDLPTAAALWSTATELTRQAREVSEECLTLHGQALVRVVTGDLTGALASAELTRRMSGDAGLFIVQAAALGVLAQASTWTGDLERAAAALQQAQTTAGSAPVGRTAAELHWAAGLLALAEHRHRDAWVRLRQVEEHPVVAAWAIGDLTEAAVRSGKAAEVTGVVEQLERDNAVFGSPHLAMLLHRSRALLCDGPDAEDAYRAATAAGEVGGAPLELARTRLAHGVWLRRQRQIGSAVEPLTEALNAFDAAGARLWAERAAAELRAAGAAPVDRHPRGARDAAALLTAQELQIAHLAADGHTNKEIADQVYLSHRTVGSHLYRIFPKLGLTSRAQLRDALGR, from the coding sequence ATGTCAACGACGTCGGGCCTGCAGACGGCCCCGGGCCGGCCGCTCGTGGGCCGGCGGGAGGAGCGCACCCGCCTGCGGCAGCTGCTCGACGGCGTCGACGCCGGCGGGGCCGCCGTCCTCGTGACCGGCGAGCCGGGGATCGGCAAGACGACCCTCGTCGAGGAGGCGGCCGACCACGCGGTGGCGGCCGGGTACACGGTGCTGCGGTGCGTGGGGGTCGAGCACGAGCGCACCGTCGGCTTCGGCGGGCTGCACCAGCTGCTGCACCCGCTGACCGGGCACCTGCCCCAGCTCCCCCGCCGCCAGCAGGCCACCCTCGCCACGGTGTTCGGGACCGACGACGCCGAGGGACAGGTGCGGGCGCCGGACCGGCTGCTGGTGCACGCCGCCACCCTGGGGCTGCTGGAGGAGGCGAGCGCCGACCGGCCGCTGCTGCTGCTGGTCGAGGACGTCCAGTGGCTGGACCGCTCCAGCGCCGACCTCCTGGGCGTCCTCACCCGCCGCGCCACCCAGACCCGGGTCGTCCTGCTGGCCACCCTGCGCACCGGTGACACCGCCCCCGCCGACCGCCCGGGCTGGCAGGTCGAGCAGCTGCAGCTGGCACCGCTGAGCGCCGAGGAGTCCGGGCAGCTGCTCGACGAGCTGGGCACCCCGCCCACGGGCCGGCTGCGCGCCCGGGTGCTGGAGGAGGCCTACGGCAACCCGCTGGCGCTGCGCGAGCTCGCCGTCCTGGTGCAGGACCCGGGCGCCCCCGCCGACGCCGACCGGCTCCCCCGGCTGCCGCTGCCGCAGCGGCTGGAGGACGCGTTCATGCAGCAGGTGCTGCGGCTGCCCGACCCCACCCAGCGGTTCCTGCTCGTGGCCGCCGCCGGTGAGGACGCACCCCTCGGCGAGGTCGTCGCCGCGGCCCGCGACCTCGGGCTGCACCCGCTGGACCTGGCGCCGGCCGAGGCCGCCGGCCTGGTGCGGGTGCTGGCGCACGAGCTGCGCTTCCGGCACCCCCTGGTGCGCTCGGCGGTCTACGGCGCCGCGCCGTTCGCGGCCCGGCTGGCCGTGCACGAGGCGCTGGCCGGCAGCACCTCCGCGGGGCGCTCCACCTGGCACCGCGCGGCCGCCACCCCCGACCCGGACGAGCAGGTCGCCCGGGCGCTCACCGACGTGGCCGAGGACGCCGCGCAGCGAGGCGCCCAGGCCGAGGCCTCGGCGGCCTACGAGCGCGCCGCGGCCCTGTCGGTCGACCCGGCCGCCCGGCTGCGCCGGCTGGTCGAGGCCGCGGAGACGGCGCGGCTGGCCGGGCTGGCGTCGGCGGCGTCCCTGTCGGCGACGGTGCGCCCGCTGCTCGCCGACCCCTCGGCCGAACCGGCGCTGGCGGTGCGGGCCGCGGTCACCCGGTGGCGGCTGAGCGCCAGCCACGGGGAGTGGGCCGGCCGGATCGAGGAGCTGGTCCGGCTGGCCGAGGACCTGGCCGGGCCCACCGGCACCGCCCACCCCCACGCCCGGATGCGCGCGTTGTCGGCCGCCGCCATCGGGGTCAACGTGCTGCACCCCGGCGGCACACTGCCCGGGCGGGTGCGGGACGCGCTGGCCGCCGTCCGCCCGCTGGGCGTGCCCGACGCCGAGCTGCAGGTCGCCCTGCTGCTGGTGGACCCGCTGCAGCACGCCGCCCGGTGGCGTGGCCGGCTGGGTCAGATCGGCGGTGCGGTGCCGGCCCCCAACCGGCTGGCGACCGCGGCGGAGGCGATCCAGGACCTGCCCACGGCAGCGGCGCTGTGGTCGACCGCGACCGAGCTGACCCGGCAGGCGCGGGAGGTGAGCGAGGAGTGCCTCACCCTGCACGGCCAGGCGCTCGTGCGGGTGGTGACCGGTGACCTCACCGGCGCGCTGGCCAGCGCCGAGCTCACCCGGCGGATGTCCGGCGACGCCGGCCTGTTCATCGTGCAGGCGGCCGCCCTCGGCGTCCTCGCGCAGGCCTCGACCTGGACGGGTGACCTGGAGCGGGCCGCGGCGGCGCTGCAGCAGGCTCAGACGACGGCCGGCAGCGCGCCGGTGGGCCGCACGGCGGCCGAGCTGCACTGGGCCGCGGGTCTCCTGGCCCTGGCCGAGCACCGGCACCGCGACGCGTGGGTGCGGCTGCGCCAGGTCGAGGAGCACCCCGTGGTCGCCGCCTGGGCGATCGGGGACCTGACCGAGGCCGCCGTCCGCAGTGGCAAGGCCGCCGAGGTGACCGGCGTGGTGGAGCAGCTGGAGCGGGACAACGCGGTGTTCGGCTCACCGCACCTGGCGATGCTGCTCCACCGCAGCCGCGCGCTGCTGTGCGACGGGCCGGACGCCGAGGACGCCTACCGGGCGGCGACCGCGGCCGGCGAGGTCGGCGGCGCCCCGCTGGAGCTGGCCCGCACCCGGCTCGCGCACGGGGTGTGGTTGCGCCGCCAGCGGCAGATCGGGTCGGCGGTGGAGCCGCTCACGGAGGCGCTGAACGCCTTTGACGCCGCCGGTGCCCGGCTGTGGGCCGAGCGGGCCGCCGCGGAGCTGCGGGCGGCCGGCGCGGCACCGGTGGACCGGCACCCGCGCGGCGCCCGCGACGCCGCCGCCCTGCTCACCGCCCAGGAGCTGCAGATCGCGCACCTGGCTGCCGACGGTCACACCAACAAGGAGATCGCCGACCAGGTCTACCTCTCCCACCGCACGGTGGGCAGCCACCTGTACCGGATCTTCCCGAAGCTGGGGCTCACCTCCCGGGCACAGCTGCGCGACGCGCTCGGCCGCTGA